The following are from one region of the Vitis riparia cultivar Riparia Gloire de Montpellier isolate 1030 chromosome 14, EGFV_Vit.rip_1.0, whole genome shotgun sequence genome:
- the LOC117930601 gene encoding germin-like protein subfamily 1 member 13: MKKGVSSLVTVALMALASSLASAFDPRPLQDTCVAIDEPENAVFVNGKFCKNPNLTVADDFLYQGLNIPGNTANLVGSNVTIINVDVLPGQNTLGISLVRIDYAPYGQNPPHIHPRASEILTVLEGTLLVGFVTSNPQNRFISKVLNKGDVFVFPIGLIHFPIGLNKGNTLRLLFMEILICPFLRLLSSLRKRF, encoded by the exons ATGAAGAAAGGTGTTAGTTCCCTGGTAACTGTTGCCCTCATGGCATTGGCTTCCTCTCTTGCCTCTGCCTTTGATCCAAGGCCACTGCAGGACACTTGTGTTGCCATTGATGAACCCGAGAATGCTG TATTTGTAAATGGAAAGTTCTGCAAGAACCCAAACCTGACCGTGGCCGACGATTTCTTGTATCAAGGGCTGAATATTCCAGGAAACACAGCAAATCTAGTGGGCTCAAATGTCACTATTATAAATGTTGATGTACTACCAGGACAAAACACTCTTGGGATATCACTGGTTCGTATCGATTATGCACCCTATGGTCAAAACCCTCCTCACATTCACCCCCGTGCCAGTGAGATCCTCACAGTTTTGGAGGGAACACTCTTAGTTGGCTTTGTCACATCCAACCCTCAAAACCGCTTCATTAGCAAAGTCCTCAACAAAGGGGATGTTTTTGTGTTCCCTATCGGTCTCATTCACTTCCCTATCGGTCTCAACAAAGGGAACACTCTTAGATTGCTTTTCATGGAAATCTTGATATGCCCCTTTTTAAGATTGCTTTCTAGTCTTAGGAAACGCTTTTAG